The DNA segment CATAATTTTTCCGAACAACAGTGGGTGAACTACAAGCTTTTCGGAACACTGGGTTTAATGATGGCTTTTGCTTTAGGGCAAGGCGTATATTTGAGCAAGCATTTACCTAAAGAAAGTTGATTATATGGAATATTTTATGTTATTGGCCACCGATGCCGAAGAAGCGCACGAAGCGCGTTTGAACGCCCGCCCCGCTCATTTGGAGCGTTTGGAAAAGCTCAGATCGGAAGGACGTTTGCTGACCGCCGGCCCAAACCCTCTTCCCGACAACCCCGAGCGGGTTTCCGGCAGCCTGATTGTTGCGCAGTTTGCTTCGTTGGACGAAGCGCAGGCATGGGCCGAACAAGACCCTTACGTTGATGCCGGCGTATATGAAGAAATTTTAATCAAGCCTTTTAAAGCGGTGTTTAAATAATGCCTACCATGCAAGAAATGATAGAAGGCCGTCTGAAAAGCTTGCGGCCTGAAATATTCGAGTTCCGCGATGACAGCCATCTGCATGAAGGCCACGCGGGCAACCGCGGCGGTGGGCACTACGCCATATTGTTGGTCAGCGAAGCATTTGCCGGAGTAAGCCGTTTGAACCGCCAGCGCATGGTAAAGGATTTGCTTCAAGACTTTTTTTCAGACGGCCTGATACACGCTTTGAGTGTCAAAGCCGTTACACCTGAAGAATATTTCCATTAGGCCGAGCCGGTTGCAAGCCGGTTCGACCCATTCCCGTTTTATTTGCAAAAGCAGAGAATCGACATGAAAAAATCTTATTTCGCTTCAGCCCTGTTGTTGGCTTTGGTGTCCGGCAGCTTGTGGGCGCAAACGATTGTTACCGTTAACGGCAGCAAAATCGACAGCAAAGATATTGATGCACAAGTAAAAATGCTGCAAAGCCAAAACCCGCAAATCCCCGACACACCGGCTCTGCGCCGCGACTTGACCGAACGCCAGGTTACGGCCATTTTGATCAGCCAAGAAGCCAAACGCCTGAAACTCGACCAATCGGCCGAATACAAAAAAGCCCTTGAGCGCGCACGTTCCGATGCAAAAACCCAAGGAGTAGATAAACAGCCCGGTTTTAAAGAACAATGGACGGCTTTTGAAAACGACTTGCTCAACCAAGCTTATTTTGTATATCTTTTGCGGAACAATCCCATCGGTGAAAACGATTTGAAAACCGCCTACGGCGAATTCAGCAAATTCTATCAAGGCAGCCACGAAGTCCAACTCGGCGAAATCCTGACATCCAATGCCGCCGACGCCCAAAAAGCCATTGCCGACCTTAAAGCCAAAAAAGATTTTAAAACCGTTGCCGCCCAATATACGGTTGACCCGCGCGGCAAAGCCAATAACGGTCTGAACGCCGGATACGTTAATCTTAAAGACTTGGAACAAGGCGCACCCGAAGTTTACGCAGCCGTTAAAAACCTCACCAAAGGCGGATTCACAGCCACGCCCCTGCAAGACGGCAACGGCATGTTCGGCGTTTTCTATATCAACGACAAACGTGCCGCCAACATACCTTCATACGAAACCGCGAAAAACGGCATTGCGC comes from the Neisseria dumasiana genome and includes:
- a CDS encoding YciI family protein, which produces MEYFMLLATDAEEAHEARLNARPAHLERLEKLRSEGRLLTAGPNPLPDNPERVSGSLIVAQFASLDEAQAWAEQDPYVDAGVYEEILIKPFKAVFK
- a CDS encoding peptidylprolyl isomerase, with the protein product MKKSYFASALLLALVSGSLWAQTIVTVNGSKIDSKDIDAQVKMLQSQNPQIPDTPALRRDLTERQVTAILISQEAKRLKLDQSAEYKKALERARSDAKTQGVDKQPGFKEQWTAFENDLLNQAYFVYLLRNNPIGENDLKTAYGEFSKFYQGSHEVQLGEILTSNAADAQKAIADLKAKKDFKTVAAQYTVDPRGKANNGLNAGYVNLKDLEQGAPEVYAAVKNLTKGGFTATPLQDGNGMFGVFYINDKRAANIPSYETAKNGIAQELQAARIDSAIEALYRKANIQTAK
- a CDS encoding BolA family protein; this translates as MPTMQEMIEGRLKSLRPEIFEFRDDSHLHEGHAGNRGGGHYAILLVSEAFAGVSRLNRQRMVKDLLQDFFSDGLIHALSVKAVTPEEYFH